In Flavobacterium cerinum, one genomic interval encodes:
- a CDS encoding RHS repeat domain-containing protein translates to MKKILFTLLLLGLYGTAMAQPESAGEMIRPDFTPPSPQAHAMTKFGDVPVNEFSGMVNATIPIYTARVGKLEIPVSLNYSASGVRVAQTSTWTGINWVLNAGGVISRTINDAPDESISADKRLTADMIIPNQLVNGSSHAAFLNGVFLGARKHYDFKPDLWSYSFGNYSGTFYLDADFVPQFSKLSSNLKIEIVGTETDLRQRFRNSQSFCITTPDGIKYYFGGIDACESSFMGSHRDNPYANTGFYLTKIQHPDHGIVLFEYETDTVNHSVWMNQEESVTIKVSESRLGELCKRPPTNEEQHLIHSTGIVTMNGKWLKRIYSPHTYLQILFNRSQGSSGHYKYVLDNIEVREGSTVMKKADLSYLFPQTKTTSERFFLTKVEFDKDRNYGSGRKNEEYALEYNDPLGLPNRKSEAKDLSGYYNGQNGNSTALPQNDDLWFNNYYPNLADRTPDFNYSVKGTLKKLIYPTKGYTLFEYESLKAKAYDRQHRSLTIWRNNPGKIPASKTNVAMPLGDFYANPDGTMGTSAAVIDEQVKVRVELTANAQMGHTDRVIFKVVDQTANTTQTFTIQMPDGNEETGTGAFNYTREFSINVIKDHIYTIELSNTYSSVVMFEATAYFFNTKGFKTIDENGGLRVKRTTDFSAEDNNAYVKRFYYHQAKDLLVDPYSLLNFKMNFESIKDIYLTKCCNPRFPAGSDPGGPVLLTHTGDIRLRTFSSGTVFTDAFNQKYEYVTISYGGDDFELGGKQKFFNKSHMYTDLPIQDLNDTPFQDEKAMYRGNLESVYHGTLLSEVDIIKRGGKIYKVNEKIFDYDYVPYGNGISGIIGGYGRMNCSYPVDGAENLDIVKFEYLSKKVNLVSTIEKQFTIPMSITLDAAFEAGYKPVVVRTDYTYGSFAGLPLTIRTSSSENNGYTEIQNTYADQASQLSGLTSGYLAAYLKLLQINKIAAPIEIRSFRTENGQSVLTSKKRTLYKNWGSSVDLVLPEIIQLAKGSLPLEDRIIMHNYDNRGNLTLVSNVNGHKIRYEYDLYDNLKAKIENYAGTDTPIEAPNVPVEVEPGASTDCNLSSMYPGALVTWFYYDTFQRLLRRTLDSNCRSTYYEYDALLRLKYIKDNSGNIIEEYDNNYRNN, encoded by the coding sequence ATGAAAAAAATACTATTCACTTTACTGCTTTTAGGGCTTTATGGGACAGCTATGGCACAACCCGAAAGTGCTGGCGAGATGATAAGACCCGATTTTACGCCACCATCACCTCAAGCCCATGCAATGACCAAGTTTGGAGATGTCCCGGTAAACGAATTCTCGGGAATGGTCAATGCAACAATTCCTATCTATACTGCAAGGGTTGGAAAACTGGAAATACCAGTTTCCCTTAATTATTCTGCATCCGGCGTGAGGGTTGCCCAGACCTCCACATGGACGGGTATCAATTGGGTACTTAATGCCGGAGGTGTGATCAGCCGTACTATTAATGATGCACCCGATGAATCGATTTCAGCAGATAAGCGATTGACGGCCGATATGATTATTCCAAACCAGCTTGTTAACGGATCATCCCATGCCGCATTTCTAAACGGTGTTTTCTTGGGAGCACGTAAGCATTATGATTTTAAACCCGACCTGTGGAGCTATTCTTTTGGGAACTACTCAGGAACTTTTTATCTGGATGCAGATTTTGTTCCCCAGTTTTCCAAGCTCAGTAGTAATCTAAAGATAGAAATCGTAGGTACTGAAACCGATTTGAGACAACGTTTTCGTAACAGTCAGTCATTCTGTATCACGACCCCTGACGGGATCAAATATTATTTTGGAGGTATAGATGCATGCGAAAGCTCTTTTATGGGTTCGCATAGGGATAACCCTTACGCTAATACCGGTTTTTATCTTACCAAGATACAACACCCCGATCATGGCATAGTGCTTTTTGAATATGAAACTGATACTGTCAACCATTCCGTATGGATGAACCAAGAGGAAAGTGTGACCATAAAAGTTTCCGAAAGCAGATTGGGGGAATTGTGTAAACGCCCCCCAACCAACGAAGAACAACATTTGATCCATAGTACGGGAATTGTAACTATGAATGGAAAATGGCTAAAGAGAATCTATAGCCCACATACTTATCTTCAAATATTATTTAATCGAAGTCAAGGTTCTTCCGGACATTATAAATACGTTCTTGACAATATTGAAGTTAGGGAAGGAAGTACGGTTATGAAAAAGGCGGACTTGAGCTATCTGTTTCCGCAGACAAAGACTACTTCTGAACGTTTCTTTTTAACAAAGGTCGAATTTGACAAGGATCGCAATTATGGTAGTGGCCGCAAGAATGAGGAATATGCTTTGGAATACAACGACCCGTTGGGATTGCCGAACCGTAAGAGCGAGGCGAAGGATCTTTCGGGTTACTATAATGGTCAAAATGGTAACAGTACGGCACTGCCGCAAAATGACGATCTTTGGTTTAACAACTACTATCCAAACCTAGCAGATCGTACACCTGATTTTAATTACTCGGTAAAAGGAACACTTAAAAAGTTGATCTATCCAACCAAGGGATACACTTTGTTTGAGTATGAGTCGCTAAAGGCAAAAGCCTATGACAGACAGCACCGGTCATTGACCATATGGAGGAATAATCCCGGCAAGATCCCTGCTTCAAAAACAAATGTAGCTATGCCATTGGGTGATTTTTACGCTAATCCAGATGGCACAATGGGAACCAGTGCTGCGGTTATTGATGAGCAAGTGAAAGTAAGGGTAGAGTTAACGGCCAATGCGCAGATGGGACATACCGACAGGGTAATTTTTAAGGTGGTTGATCAAACGGCAAATACAACACAGACCTTTACCATACAAATGCCTGACGGAAACGAGGAAACAGGGACGGGAGCATTTAACTATACTCGGGAGTTCAGTATAAATGTAATAAAAGACCACATCTACACTATAGAACTTAGCAATACCTATTCATCGGTAGTCATGTTTGAGGCAACGGCCTACTTTTTCAATACAAAAGGTTTTAAGACCATTGATGAGAACGGAGGGCTACGTGTGAAGCGAACAACTGATTTCAGTGCCGAAGATAATAATGCTTATGTAAAACGATTTTATTATCATCAGGCAAAGGACTTGCTTGTTGATCCCTATAGCTTGCTCAATTTTAAAATGAACTTTGAGTCTATCAAGGATATTTACCTAACCAAGTGTTGTAATCCAAGGTTTCCTGCTGGTTCTGACCCGGGTGGTCCGGTGTTGTTGACGCATACGGGAGATATAAGGCTGCGCACCTTTTCCTCGGGTACAGTGTTTACAGATGCATTCAACCAGAAGTACGAATATGTGACCATTAGTTACGGAGGAGACGATTTTGAACTCGGAGGTAAGCAGAAATTTTTTAACAAGTCACACATGTACACCGACCTTCCAATCCAAGATTTAAACGATACGCCATTTCAAGATGAAAAGGCAATGTACCGGGGAAATCTCGAATCGGTCTATCACGGAACCCTGTTGTCTGAAGTCGATATAATTAAAAGGGGAGGTAAGATTTATAAGGTAAATGAGAAAATCTTCGACTATGATTATGTTCCTTATGGAAATGGAATTTCCGGTATTATAGGAGGATATGGACGAATGAATTGTTCATATCCGGTGGATGGGGCTGAAAATCTTGATATCGTAAAATTTGAATATCTATCCAAAAAGGTAAATCTGGTTTCCACCATTGAGAAACAATTCACAATTCCAATGTCCATTACTTTAGATGCCGCTTTTGAAGCCGGTTACAAACCGGTTGTTGTCAGAACCGACTATACCTATGGCTCGTTTGCCGGTCTGCCCTTAACGATCAGAACTAGTAGCAGTGAAAACAATGGTTATACAGAAATTCAGAATACGTATGCCGATCAGGCTAGCCAGCTATCAGGTTTGACCTCTGGTTATTTGGCTGCTTACTTAAAACTGTTGCAGATCAATAAAATAGCAGCACCAATAGAGATAAGGAGTTTCCGTACCGAGAATGGACAATCTGTTCTGACATCCAAAAAGAGAACCCTTTATAAGAACTGGGGATCTTCAGTTGATTTGGTATTGCCGGAGATCATACAGTTAGCCAAGGGAAGTTTGCCATTGGAAGATCGGATCATTATGCACAATTATGATAACCGGGGTAATCTGACGCTGGTCTCCAATGTAAATGGACACAAGATTCGCTATGAGTACGATCTGTATGATAATTTAAAGGCAAAGATTGAAAATTATGCAGGAACGGATACACCAATTGAAGCACCTAATGTTCCGGTGGAGGTAGAGCCGGGAGCATCAACAGATTGCAATTTAAGTTCTATGTATCCGGGTGCCTTAGTTACTTGGTTCTATTATGATACATTTCAAAGATTGCTTAGACGAACCCTTGATAGCAATTGCCGTAGCACCTATTATGAATATGACGCGCTATTACGCCTAAAGTACATTAAGGACAATTCAGGAAACATTATAGAGGAATATGACAATAATTATAGAAACAATTAA
- a CDS encoding DUF6443 domain-containing protein has translation MKRSVTLILLLLSYLAIGQSINQNYSKRTIYREVNAGRPQSDIMYYDGLGRPVQQISGKQGANGKDIVQHIEYELDRQIKEYLPYVATSNNQEFKDQAKQETVSYNAYSGQVPYQESVLENSTFGRLLKQGAVGNDWQVSSTGTTDRTAKYDYGTNNNDEVKNYFAQTSWNASSKLYDITLVDRGYFAVNQLYKTIVKDENWVGGTDNTVEEFRDKEGRVVLKRSYGNEPHNTYYVYDIYGNLTYVIPPLANNPQSQLDELCYMYKYDHRNRLVERKVPGKQWEYLVYDQLDQLVASGPSFQPFGGVKTGWLITKYDVLGRPAYTGWFDGLVATASGRVQFAQNYANARAVETKGTQNSIEGIENIYSNRVYPTTSYRLLSVNYYDDYGFSGAPNPLPATVEGQSVLPKVTGLQTGTWLRILDGGQTEPVGVTSYTLYDDKYNTVRLFTGNQYGGYTRTDGKFNFIGNPESYSTYHKRNSSSNELKIGDRFVYTEQDRVKLHLNQINSNAEELLSSNSYNDLGQLVQKKVGGADITGQIGLQTVDFKYNIRGWLTGINNEGTNGLSLGGSDLFGLKINYNQVTESNQGVVVPASESIAGQVKPQYNGNISETFWKSASDGVVRKYGFAYDKLSRLTSSFYQKPESAIPVTGSYDEKVSYDKNGNITGIRRNGNLDNPSVKIEIDQLDYTYNGNKLKRVIDLSNNPDGFSDNAYGSQADDYQYDLNGNLTNDANKQITSITYNHFDLPTEIVFSAGNKINYLYDAGGNKLQKKVTVGSTVSTTDYLQDFVYENGNLKYFSNEEGYVSVNSGTFFNYVYNYKDHLGNVRLSWTWEDKSGSLRIIDENHYYPFGLKHTAYNTQEYVYVPSLGDAPGYNRPVLEQVGTRGVVSIYKDKFNGKELENDLGLNYYAMDYRQYDGAIGRFVGIDALAGQAADSSPYSFGFNNPAVFNDPTGLCPECPDPAKAKEGATYTSTGGGNYTFSNGQWTRNDGQLGDVVVKAKVKGSAGASAQNGMAGKRTESRLLGLIQNPNVDAQGRSPLEAYREKRANPGYNEGEDKWDRIFRLINNSHVEQMLDFGSGGHNMFGGYGRAARALTTTQRMQAHVDRARGIVDAAGDGAFTDKQFAAIKIMPRLRAMFRGNRIDVMAREFIRKDPKLGHLKSNYTKGPDFVDPATGKWWDMTTPKQWQMHVDKYGPGGTLLKTK, from the coding sequence ATGAAACGATCGGTTACATTAATTTTATTATTGCTTTCCTATTTGGCAATTGGCCAAAGTATCAATCAAAATTATTCCAAAAGAACCATATACAGGGAGGTTAATGCCGGCCGCCCGCAGAGTGATATCATGTATTATGACGGTCTTGGAAGACCGGTACAGCAGATTTCAGGTAAGCAAGGGGCGAACGGAAAGGATATCGTTCAGCACATCGAATATGAACTGGACAGACAGATAAAAGAATACCTGCCGTATGTCGCAACTTCCAACAATCAGGAATTTAAAGATCAGGCCAAACAGGAAACTGTTAGCTATAATGCTTATTCCGGCCAAGTACCCTATCAGGAGAGTGTACTGGAAAATTCCACATTTGGGCGGCTTTTAAAACAAGGAGCGGTAGGGAATGATTGGCAAGTTTCTTCCACGGGAACTACAGACCGAACAGCTAAATACGACTATGGTACAAATAATAACGATGAGGTCAAGAACTATTTTGCCCAGACCTCATGGAATGCCAGTTCGAAACTGTATGATATAACCTTGGTTGACAGGGGATATTTTGCGGTAAACCAGTTGTATAAAACTATCGTCAAAGATGAAAATTGGGTAGGCGGTACTGATAATACTGTAGAGGAATTCCGGGACAAGGAAGGTCGTGTGGTACTGAAGCGCTCATATGGTAACGAACCGCACAATACCTATTATGTCTATGATATTTATGGAAACCTGACCTATGTCATTCCGCCTTTGGCAAATAATCCGCAAAGCCAGCTTGATGAATTGTGTTACATGTACAAGTACGACCATCGCAACCGGTTGGTGGAAAGAAAGGTACCGGGTAAACAGTGGGAGTACCTTGTTTATGATCAGTTGGATCAGCTTGTCGCCAGCGGGCCATCTTTTCAGCCTTTCGGAGGTGTAAAGACCGGATGGTTGATTACAAAGTACGATGTACTGGGCAGACCTGCTTATACAGGTTGGTTTGATGGACTAGTCGCAACGGCATCTGGCAGAGTTCAGTTTGCACAAAACTATGCCAATGCAAGGGCTGTCGAGACCAAGGGGACACAAAATTCAATAGAAGGTATTGAAAACATTTATAGTAATAGGGTTTATCCTACTACTTCATACCGCCTTTTAAGCGTAAATTATTATGATGATTATGGTTTTTCAGGTGCACCCAATCCATTGCCGGCGACTGTAGAAGGTCAGAGCGTTTTGCCTAAAGTTACTGGTTTGCAAACGGGAACATGGCTAAGAATTTTGGATGGTGGGCAAACTGAGCCTGTAGGGGTTACAAGCTATACACTTTATGATGATAAGTACAATACGGTACGTCTTTTTACCGGTAACCAATACGGAGGTTATACAAGAACCGATGGTAAGTTCAATTTTATTGGAAATCCTGAAAGTTACAGTACCTACCATAAGAGAAACTCTTCATCAAATGAATTAAAGATAGGTGACCGGTTTGTTTATACCGAACAGGATAGGGTAAAACTACACCTTAACCAGATCAATAGTAATGCTGAGGAACTTCTCTCAAGTAACAGCTACAATGACCTTGGCCAGTTGGTACAAAAAAAAGTAGGAGGGGCAGACATTACCGGACAGATTGGTTTACAGACTGTAGATTTTAAATACAATATCAGAGGTTGGCTTACCGGAATAAATAATGAAGGGACAAACGGTCTAAGCTTGGGCGGGTCAGATCTATTTGGGCTAAAAATCAACTATAATCAAGTAACCGAAAGTAATCAGGGAGTTGTGGTGCCTGCAAGCGAGAGTATAGCAGGTCAGGTTAAACCACAGTACAACGGTAATATCTCGGAAACATTTTGGAAATCGGCCAGTGATGGTGTTGTACGTAAATACGGCTTCGCTTATGATAAACTCAGCAGGCTAACCTCTTCATTTTATCAAAAGCCGGAATCAGCAATACCGGTAACGGGCTCATACGATGAGAAGGTTTCCTATGATAAGAACGGGAATATTACCGGTATCAGAAGAAATGGGAATCTTGACAATCCGTCCGTTAAAATTGAGATCGACCAATTGGATTATACCTATAATGGCAATAAGCTTAAAAGGGTTATCGATTTAAGTAACAATCCGGATGGTTTTAGTGATAATGCTTATGGTTCACAAGCGGATGACTATCAGTATGATCTTAACGGAAATCTTACCAATGATGCCAATAAGCAGATTACAAGTATCACTTATAACCATTTTGACCTTCCTACAGAGATCGTTTTCAGTGCGGGAAATAAAATTAACTATCTTTACGATGCTGGTGGAAACAAGCTACAGAAGAAAGTTACTGTAGGCTCAACGGTTTCCACAACGGATTATTTACAGGATTTTGTCTATGAGAACGGAAATCTAAAGTACTTCTCAAATGAGGAAGGATATGTAAGTGTCAATTCCGGTACGTTCTTTAACTACGTTTACAATTATAAGGATCATTTAGGAAATGTACGATTAAGTTGGACGTGGGAAGATAAGAGCGGAAGTCTTAGGATTATTGATGAGAACCATTATTATCCGTTTGGGCTGAAGCATACGGCATACAATACGCAGGAATATGTTTATGTTCCTTCTCTTGGTGATGCACCGGGCTATAATCGACCGGTTCTGGAACAGGTTGGGACAAGAGGTGTTGTTAGTATCTATAAGGACAAGTTCAATGGCAAGGAACTAGAAAACGATCTTGGATTAAACTATTATGCAATGGATTACCGTCAGTATGATGGTGCCATTGGAAGGTTTGTGGGCATTGATGCCCTCGCGGGTCAGGCGGCAGATTCATCGCCATATAGTTTTGGATTTAATAATCCGGCGGTATTCAATGATCCTACAGGTTTGTGTCCGGAGTGTCCCGATCCTGCCAAGGCGAAGGAAGGAGCTACCTATACATCGACAGGAGGCGGTAATTATACCTTCAGCAATGGCCAATGGACTAGAAATGACGGACAGCTTGGCGATGTTGTTGTAAAGGCTAAGGTAAAGGGTAGTGCAGGTGCATCCGCTCAGAATGGGATGGCCGGTAAGCGCACCGAATCAAGATTGTTGGGGTTAATCCAAAATCCAAATGTTGATGCTCAGGGACGTAGCCCTCTGGAGGCCTACCGCGAAAAAAGAGCTAATCCGGGATACAATGAAGGAGAGGATAAATGGGATCGCATATTTAGACTTATAAATAATTCGCATGTCGAGCAGATGCTTGATTTCGGAAGTGGTGGCCACAATATGTTTGGTGGTTATGGACGTGCAGCACGTGCATTAACAACTACTCAAAGAATGCAGGCACATGTTGATAGAGCTAGGGGAATTGTTGATGCAGCTGGTGATGGAGCTTTTACTGATAAACAGTTTGCGGCTATTAAAATAATGCCTCGATTACGAGCAATGTTTCGAGGGAATAGAATTGATGTAATGGCTAGAGAATTTATTAGAAAAGATCCTAAATTGGGGCATTTAAAGAGTAACTATACGAAGGGGCCGGACTTTGTTGACCCCGCAACTGGAAAATGGTGGGATATGACTACGCCAAAGCAATGGCAGATGCATGTGGACAAATACGGACCAGGTGGAACTTTATTAAAAACAAAATAA
- a CDS encoding pentapeptide repeat-containing protein: MAKSALFKRWEADKDSVTCHEKIVKKLQSGSILSETETPFKVLVNGYLDYRGIHIGGQTIKKNKLKNIDFSESYFAGAWIEKSEFINCIFDKTDFTDFSDHGNIFKDSLFQNCKFSKAVIGYDGTKFENCIFRNCDFTRTNHIRTEYNNCQFLNCKLKGFDYGASSFEDCVFEGKVEDVWFRGGFQHPIQLSEFGKPRPNKMKNVSFEHAELIDLTISDNCDLSTVKVPDDGNYLLLGNWKTRLERLDFCLESLTDNDKIRLQLFIDVKKRFTHNQDWMILNKEELEKRYGLTVALVIFNELSHN, from the coding sequence ATGGCAAAAAGTGCTTTGTTCAAACGTTGGGAAGCTGATAAGGATAGTGTTACTTGTCACGAAAAGATTGTTAAGAAACTACAATCCGGATCGATACTTTCTGAAACGGAGACACCATTTAAAGTGCTGGTTAATGGTTATTTGGATTATCGTGGGATACATATTGGTGGTCAGACCATTAAAAAGAACAAGTTAAAGAATATTGATTTTTCAGAAAGTTATTTTGCAGGTGCTTGGATTGAAAAGTCTGAGTTTATTAATTGCATCTTCGATAAAACCGATTTTACTGATTTTTCAGATCATGGAAATATTTTTAAAGATTCTCTTTTCCAGAATTGTAAATTTTCAAAAGCTGTTATTGGATATGATGGGACAAAATTTGAGAACTGTATTTTTAGAAACTGTGATTTTACCAGAACAAATCATATACGGACAGAATATAATAATTGTCAGTTTTTAAACTGTAAGCTTAAAGGCTTCGATTATGGTGCATCCTCGTTTGAAGATTGTGTTTTTGAGGGCAAAGTTGAAGATGTATGGTTCAGGGGAGGGTTTCAGCATCCAATTCAACTTTCGGAATTTGGAAAACCAAGACCTAACAAGATGAAAAATGTTTCTTTTGAGCATGCTGAGTTAATTGATCTTACGATTAGTGATAATTGTGATTTGTCAACTGTTAAGGTGCCAGATGATGGTAATTACCTACTACTTGGAAATTGGAAGACTAGGCTTGAAAGATTAGATTTTTGTTTAGAAAGTCTTACAGATAATGATAAGATAAGGTTACAACTTTTTATAGATGTTAAAAAACGATTTACACATAATCAAGATTGGATGATTCTTAATAAGGAAGAGCTGGAGAAACGTTATGGTTTAACTGTTGCCTTAGTTATTTTCAACGAGTTGTCTCATAACTAG
- a CDS encoding pentapeptide repeat-containing protein, with the protein MSTILFKRWEADKDSVTCHEKIVKKLQSGSILSETETPFKVLVNGYLDFRGIHIGGLVIKKNKLKNIDFSESYFAGAWIEKTEFIDCIFDKTDFTNFSDHGNIFKGVLFERCKFTKAAMGYNGSKYENCIFRNCDFTRSVHTRTEYNNCEFINCKLKGIDFSGSSFEDCVFEGKIEDVWFRGGFPLQSDDSYFGKPRPNKMKNVSFEHAELIDLAISDNCDLSTIKMPLEGNYLLLDDWRERLSKLEKNGKELLQNDRKEFELFITVRKVHAAKQDWMILNRDDLEREHGLTVALVIFNELSHN; encoded by the coding sequence ATGAGTACAATTTTATTCAAACGTTGGGAAGCTGATAAGGATAGTGTTACTTGTCACGAAAAGATTGTTAAGAAACTACAATCCGGATCGATACTTTCTGAAACGGAGACACCATTTAAAGTGCTGGTTAACGGTTATCTGGATTTTAGAGGAATACATATAGGCGGGCTAGTTATTAAAAAGAATAAGTTGAAGAATATTGACTTTTCTGAGAGTTATTTTGCTGGAGCATGGATTGAAAAGACTGAGTTTATTGACTGTATCTTTGATAAAACTGATTTTACGAATTTTTCGGATCATGGTAATATCTTTAAGGGAGTACTATTTGAGCGTTGTAAGTTTACAAAAGCGGCGATGGGTTATAATGGTTCAAAGTACGAAAATTGTATTTTTAGGAACTGTGATTTTACACGTTCGGTTCATACTCGCACCGAATACAACAACTGCGAATTTATTAACTGCAAATTAAAAGGAATTGATTTTTCAGGTTCATCTTTCGAAGATTGTGTATTTGAAGGGAAAATTGAAGATGTTTGGTTTCGTGGAGGATTTCCATTGCAGTCAGATGATTCATACTTTGGAAAACCAAGACCAAACAAAATGAAAAATGTGTCTTTTGAACATGCGGAGTTAATTGATCTTGCGATTAGTGATAATTGTGATCTGTCGACAATTAAAATGCCTCTTGAAGGAAACTATCTTTTGTTGGATGATTGGAGAGAGCGACTTTCTAAACTCGAAAAAAATGGGAAAGAATTATTGCAGAATGATAGAAAGGAATTTGAGTTGTTTATTACGGTTAGGAAAGTTCATGCTGCCAAACAGGATTGGATGATTCTTAACAGAGACGATTTGGAAAGGGAGCATGGGCTAACCGTTGCATTAGTAATTTTTAACGAGTTGTCTCATAACTAA
- a CDS encoding pentapeptide repeat-containing protein, whose translation MSTILFKRWEASKDSVACHKKIVKKLQSGSTLSEKETIFKERINGYLDYRGIHIGGQTIKKNKLKNIDFSESYFAGAWIEKSEFINCIFDKTDFTNFSDHGNIFKGVLFERCKFTKAAMGYNGSKFENCIFRNCDFTRSVHARAEYNNCEFINCKLKGIDFSGSSFEDCVFEGKVEDVWFRGGFPSQLEIEDFGRPRPNKMKNVSFEHAELIDLTISDNCDLSTVKVPNDCNYLRLDNWKARLERLDSCLASLTDDDKKGLQLFIDVNERFTHNQDWMILNREELEKRYGLTVALVIFNELSHN comes from the coding sequence ATGAGTACAATTTTATTTAAACGTTGGGAAGCTAGTAAAGATAGTGTCGCTTGTCATAAGAAGATTGTAAAGAAATTACAATCGGGATCGACACTTTCTGAGAAGGAAACTATTTTTAAAGAACGGATTAACGGTTATTTGGATTATCGTGGAATACATATTGGTGGTCAGACCATTAAAAAGAACAAGTTAAAGAATATTGATTTTTCAGAAAGTTATTTTGCAGGTGCTTGGATAGAAAAGTCTGAGTTTATTAATTGCATCTTTGATAAAACCGATTTTACGAATTTTTCGGATCATGGTAATATCTTTAAAGGTGTATTATTTGAGCGCTGTAAGTTTACAAAAGCCGCAATGGGCTATAATGGTTCAAAGTTTGAAAACTGTATTTTTAGAAACTGCGATTTTACAAGGTCGGTTCATGCTCGTGCCGAATACAATAATTGTGAGTTTATTAACTGTAAATTAAAAGGGATAGATTTTTCAGGTTCATCTTTCGAAGATTGTGTTTTTGAGGGAAAAGTTGAAGATGTTTGGTTTCGTGGTGGGTTTCCATCACAACTTGAAATTGAAGATTTCGGTAGACCAAGACCTAACAAAATGAAAAATGTGTCTTTTGAGCATGCTGAGTTAATTGATCTTACGATTAGTGATAATTGTGATTTGTCAACTGTCAAGGTGCCGAACGATTGTAATTACCTGAGACTTGATAATTGGAAGGCTAGACTCGAAAGACTAGATTCTTGTCTAGCTAGTCTTACAGACGATGATAAAAAAGGATTGCAGCTTTTTATAGATGTTAACGAACGCTTTACACATAATCAAGATTGGATGATTCTTAATAGAGAAGAGTTGGAGAAACGTTATGGTTTAACTGTTGCCTTAGTGATTTTTAACGAGTTGTCTCATAACTAG